From a single Desulforegula conservatrix Mb1Pa genomic region:
- a CDS encoding sigma-54-dependent transcriptional regulator produces the protein MNQSFKILVADDEKIARENLEYVLKKEGYGVSSVSNGSDAITEIQSSDFDLVITDLRMDGADGIEVLENAKIKNPYTEVIIVTGYATVSNAVKAMQNGAYYYIPKPYRLDDVRILVRQALEKKTLKLEVRDLRSKIGSENDFSLIKGNSQKIEALKATIAQIAPTDCSVIIQGETGTGKELVAKTIHNLSNRSEARFMALNCGALNENLLANELFGHEKDAFTGARGIKKGLIESAAGGTVFLDEIADMPMQMQIKLLRVIQEKNLIRVGGTKEIPIDVRFIAAANRNLKDEVEKGAFRQDLYFRLNVITLHLPALSERKDDIPILCRHFLDNFSRATGKPEINISDESLDILMNYEFPGNIRELENIMERAVTLSAGKTINVKELPPDLQKMGFRITTRRHNEFMTLEENEKEYILWVLQQVGKNRTRAAEILDIDRVSLWRKLRRFNIE, from the coding sequence ATGAACCAAAGTTTCAAAATTCTTGTTGCAGACGATGAAAAAATAGCCAGGGAAAATCTGGAATATGTTCTTAAAAAAGAAGGCTACGGAGTATCAAGCGTATCAAATGGTTCCGACGCAATAACTGAAATTCAATCCTCTGATTTTGATCTTGTCATTACCGATCTAAGAATGGATGGGGCTGATGGTATAGAAGTTCTGGAAAACGCAAAAATCAAAAATCCTTATACCGAAGTGATAATAGTCACAGGTTACGCAACAGTTTCAAACGCTGTAAAAGCCATGCAGAACGGAGCATACTACTATATTCCCAAGCCTTATAGACTTGATGACGTGAGAATTCTTGTCAGGCAGGCCCTTGAAAAGAAAACGCTTAAGCTTGAAGTCAGGGATCTCAGGAGTAAAATAGGCTCTGAAAACGATTTTTCCCTCATAAAAGGAAACAGCCAAAAAATTGAGGCCCTGAAGGCAACCATTGCCCAAATTGCGCCGACTGACTGTAGTGTCATTATCCAGGGTGAGACAGGGACTGGTAAAGAACTTGTCGCAAAAACAATCCATAATCTCAGCAACAGGTCTGAAGCAAGATTCATGGCACTGAATTGCGGGGCCCTGAATGAAAATCTGCTTGCCAATGAACTGTTCGGTCATGAAAAAGACGCTTTCACAGGAGCAAGGGGAATCAAGAAAGGCTTGATCGAATCCGCGGCCGGGGGCACTGTTTTTCTTGATGAAATTGCGGACATGCCCATGCAGATGCAGATAAAGCTTCTAAGAGTCATACAGGAAAAGAACCTCATAAGAGTCGGCGGCACAAAGGAAATCCCGATAGATGTAAGGTTCATAGCAGCGGCAAACCGAAATCTGAAGGATGAGGTTGAAAAAGGAGCATTCAGACAGGATCTTTACTTCAGGCTTAACGTCATCACACTTCACCTCCCTGCCCTATCAGAAAGGAAAGATGATATTCCCATTCTTTGCAGACATTTCCTCGACAATTTCTCAAGGGCTACGGGTAAGCCTGAAATAAATATTTCGGACGAGTCGCTCGACATTCTTATGAACTACGAATTTCCAGGGAATATTAGGGAACTTGAAAATATAATGGAGAGAGCCGTAACTCTTTCAGCCGGAAAAACAATAAACGTCAAGGAGCTACCCCCTGACCTCCAGAAAATGGGATTCAGAATAACAACAAGAAGGCATAATGAATTCATGACCCTCGAAGAAAACGAAAAGGAATACATACTGTGGGTGCTTCAGCAGGTTGGCAAAAACAGAACAAGGGCAGCCGAAATACTCGACATAGACAGGGTTTCTTTGTGGAGAAAGCTAAGACGCTTTAATATTGAATAA
- a CDS encoding NADH-quinone oxidoreductase subunit B family protein, translating into MISEIIARFRQGHQTTKYPKTKVIMPERFRGYPVISAEISPDEFGLIAKACPFGALSFSTGLSLDMGKCLFCSECPAKEAVSFTDDPRLAVNDRDQLLIASDGDRHFARPLSRDLLKLFKRSLKLREVSAGGCNACEADTNVLSTIGWDLGRFGVQFVASPRHADGLWITGPVTENMKDALLKTYEAIPSPKIVVACGSCAIGGGPFQGLPAVNNEILGVIPVDLYIPGCPPHPVTILDAILRILGLVNKLNE; encoded by the coding sequence ATGATCAGTGAGATTATTGCCCGATTCAGACAGGGGCATCAGACAACTAAGTATCCAAAAACCAAGGTCATAATGCCTGAAAGATTTCGGGGCTATCCTGTGATCAGCGCGGAAATATCTCCTGACGAATTCGGCCTGATTGCAAAAGCCTGCCCTTTCGGAGCGCTGTCTTTTTCGACAGGTTTGTCCCTTGATATGGGCAAATGTCTTTTCTGCTCTGAATGTCCTGCAAAAGAAGCCGTGTCATTCACAGATGACCCAAGACTGGCCGTGAATGACCGTGACCAGCTATTAATAGCATCAGATGGAGATCGTCATTTTGCCCGACCCCTTTCCAGGGATCTGCTCAAGCTGTTTAAACGTTCTCTTAAATTAAGGGAAGTCAGCGCAGGTGGATGTAACGCATGCGAGGCTGACACAAATGTTCTTTCAACCATAGGCTGGGATCTCGGACGTTTCGGGGTGCAGTTTGTTGCAAGCCCTCGCCACGCAGACGGACTATGGATTACCGGCCCTGTCACGGAAAACATGAAGGATGCCCTGCTTAAGACATACGAGGCAATCCCGTCACCAAAAATTGTGGTGGCCTGCGGATCATGCGCCATAGGCGGAGGTCCTTTCCAGGGGCTGCCTGCGGTGAATAACGAAATTTTAGGCGTTATTCCAGTTGATCTTTATATTCCGGGTTGCCCGCCTCATCCTGTAACGATCCTTGACGCTATTTTGAGGATTCTGGGCCTAGTAAATAAGCTAAATGAATGA
- a CDS encoding sensor histidine kinase encodes MSSLGSKGNSKLKTILTSIKGQIFIIFTATFISLVGLTLLNFWSLSSVKASLLRGERYYDLLNNILEVRRFEKNFLLYHDMESLREGAEYLEKIDSLSSELSRDIIRVTDKASFDNFLANLKTYENDMDLYARGMTNGLKNEEIRLAGKAMVDFSEHLLATKKLLVHRALFRASFLPFAFLGICLLLTMLVIKLISQGLLKPLKALHHTIRRVAKGDFSPAPYMELHPHEISRLIRAFNRMAHEIETNHKDLLHAKKIAALGTFTAGIAHELNNPINNISLTAETFVENHFESMDDDAKELMNDILDQAERAGDIVRNLLDFSRSENPDFSDLDAVNIVASTAALVKNQTRLAGITIKYDIQDNLPAVRGNLRNLQQVFMNLFLNAVHAMQEGGTLIVKVSEDPPCFVRFDVEDTGGGIESETLERIFEPFYTTKSVGQGVGLGLSVSYSIIMRHGGKIEARSEKGKGSVFSVFLPVSGECEQESLNDQEWQDSK; translated from the coding sequence ATGTCGTCATTAGGTTCCAAAGGAAATTCAAAACTTAAAACAATACTGACATCAATAAAGGGTCAGATATTCATTATTTTTACAGCAACCTTTATTTCACTTGTCGGGCTGACTCTGCTTAATTTCTGGAGTCTGTCGAGTGTGAAAGCGAGCCTGTTGAGGGGTGAGCGATATTATGATCTTCTCAATAATATTCTTGAGGTTCGAAGATTTGAAAAAAACTTCCTGCTTTACCATGATATGGAAAGCCTCAGGGAGGGAGCAGAATATCTTGAGAAGATAGATTCCCTGTCCAGTGAATTATCGAGGGACATAATACGCGTCACGGACAAGGCTTCTTTTGACAATTTTCTTGCTAATCTGAAAACCTATGAAAATGACATGGATCTTTATGCAAGAGGTATGACAAACGGACTAAAAAACGAGGAAATCCGTCTTGCAGGAAAAGCAATGGTCGATTTTTCCGAACACCTGCTTGCGACCAAAAAACTTCTTGTGCACAGAGCACTTTTCAGGGCTTCTTTTCTTCCCTTTGCCTTTCTTGGTATTTGCCTGCTTCTAACAATGCTTGTCATAAAGCTTATATCCCAGGGACTTTTAAAGCCCCTCAAGGCTTTGCATCACACCATAAGAAGGGTTGCCAAGGGCGATTTCAGCCCGGCTCCTTATATGGAGCTTCACCCGCATGAAATATCCCGACTTATCAGGGCATTTAACAGAATGGCCCACGAGATAGAAACCAATCACAAAGATCTTCTGCATGCAAAAAAAATAGCGGCGCTTGGAACTTTCACCGCAGGCATAGCCCATGAGCTGAATAATCCTATCAATAATATTTCCCTGACCGCCGAAACTTTTGTCGAAAATCATTTCGAATCAATGGATGACGATGCAAAAGAACTTATGAACGACATTCTTGATCAGGCTGAAAGAGCCGGGGACATAGTAAGAAACCTGCTTGATTTTTCAAGATCTGAAAATCCTGATTTTTCAGACCTTGACGCAGTAAATATTGTCGCAAGCACGGCTGCTCTGGTCAAAAACCAAACCAGACTCGCAGGTATCACCATTAAATATGACATCCAGGATAACCTTCCGGCTGTACGAGGCAATCTGAGAAATCTCCAGCAGGTTTTCATGAATCTCTTTCTAAATGCCGTTCATGCTATGCAGGAAGGCGGCACCCTGATCGTAAAGGTATCGGAAGATCCTCCATGCTTTGTGCGTTTTGATGTGGAAGACACTGGCGGCGGCATAGAATCCGAGACTCTGGAACGTATATTCGAACCTTTTTATACGACCAAATCGGTTGGTCAGGGTGTAGGACTCGGTCTTTCAGTTTCATATTCCATCATAATGAGGCATGGCGGCAAAATAGAGGCAAGGAGCGAAAAAGGTAAAGGCAGCGTATTTTCGGTTTTCCTTCCTGTTTCCGGAGAATGTGAACAGGAAAGCCTTAATGACCAGGAATGGCAAGATTCAAAATGA
- a CDS encoding sulfite exporter TauE/SafE family protein: protein MPEVTQFIDLNMMSVSFLFVVGFIGGLVSGFIGSGGAFVLTPGMMSLGVPGTVAIASNMCHKFPKALVGAYKRFKYGQVDIKLGLIMAISATVGVQIGIKIQHLILDAWGQAGSDLYVSISFLSILTIVGGFVFYDAVKSGSGKETGKSKKVTLAQKIQAINIPPMIHFKTANIRVSLWFTVPVGLATGMLAATIAVGGFIGVPGMIYVLGASSFVASASELVVAFCMGFGGSINWAMSGMIDIRLTLIILAGSLLGVQLGAIGTTYVKEHMIKFVMAFIMLVVAVSRGFAIPKYLVKLNLIEMSEGTVKLLGNISFGIMCLALLSGAGIILGSMWKGKKAEAGMAGNKNIAEEMI from the coding sequence ATGCCCGAAGTAACTCAATTCATTGATCTGAATATGATGTCAGTTTCGTTTCTTTTCGTTGTTGGCTTCATAGGCGGTCTTGTGAGCGGTTTCATAGGTTCAGGAGGAGCCTTCGTTCTGACGCCAGGTATGATGAGCCTTGGAGTTCCAGGCACAGTAGCTATTGCCAGCAATATGTGCCACAAATTTCCCAAAGCGCTTGTCGGCGCGTACAAAAGATTCAAATACGGCCAGGTTGATATAAAACTTGGTCTTATAATGGCAATATCTGCAACAGTCGGAGTTCAGATAGGCATCAAAATCCAGCATCTTATTCTGGATGCCTGGGGTCAGGCAGGATCTGATCTTTATGTAAGCATCTCGTTCCTTTCAATTCTTACCATTGTTGGCGGATTCGTTTTTTATGATGCAGTCAAGTCTGGATCAGGAAAAGAAACCGGAAAAAGCAAAAAGGTAACACTCGCCCAAAAAATTCAGGCCATCAACATTCCTCCAATGATCCATTTCAAAACCGCAAATATCAGAGTTTCTCTTTGGTTTACAGTTCCGGTGGGATTAGCTACGGGTATGCTTGCTGCTACAATAGCGGTTGGTGGTTTTATCGGCGTACCTGGAATGATCTATGTACTTGGAGCATCAAGTTTTGTAGCGTCAGCCTCAGAACTTGTTGTTGCTTTCTGCATGGGATTTGGAGGCTCCATCAACTGGGCAATGAGCGGAATGATAGATATCAGACTGACACTCATAATACTCGCAGGTTCATTGCTCGGAGTGCAACTTGGCGCAATAGGTACGACCTATGTAAAAGAACATATGATTAAATTTGTAATGGCATTCATAATGCTTGTTGTTGCTGTTAGCCGCGGATTTGCCATCCCCAAATATCTGGTTAAGCTCAACCTGATTGAAATGAGTGAAGGAACAGTAAAACTTCTTGGGAACATAAGCTTTGGAATCATGTGCTTGGCCCTGCTCTCTGGCGCTGGAATCATATTAGGCAGCATGTGGAAGGGTAAAAAAGCAGAAGCAGGAATGGCTGGTAACAAAAACATAGCCGAAGAGATGATATAA
- a CDS encoding sigma-54-dependent transcriptional regulator, protein MARFKMRIAVLDDEIIVCRRLSQALTKDAYDVEAFTTAESFLAKMRQNPFDIVFSDLKLKDGNGIDILAKTKSVREETEVIIITGYASIETAIEAIKEGAYHYVTKPFNMNEIRLLAKSASEKIELRMENLRLREALKGGTGLHSILGVSQPMQDLFSMIRKLAPVDCNVILQGASGTGKALVAKAIHQLSRRKDSHFVSFNCGGFTDELIASELFGYEKGAFTGATASKVGLLESATGGTVFLDEIGEMPLSMQVKLLHVIQDRSILRVGGVRPIDLDIRVIAATNRDLRHEVAIGNFREDLFYRLNVVMLHLPSLDERREDILILINHFMEKFSLAFHKKVSDIQPHALQILMNYTYPGNVRELENIVERAVALTDCEMIRAQDLPQDLQQLEFDNIEGEGLVTLAEIEKRYISRILEKTGYNKAETAQILDIPRTTLWRKLKSYKIG, encoded by the coding sequence ATGGCAAGATTCAAAATGAGAATAGCGGTTCTGGACGATGAAATAATAGTTTGCCGAAGATTGAGTCAGGCACTGACCAAAGACGCTTATGACGTAGAAGCCTTTACCACGGCTGAATCATTTCTCGCGAAGATGAGACAGAATCCTTTTGACATAGTTTTTTCAGACCTGAAGCTCAAGGACGGAAACGGAATTGATATTCTCGCAAAGACAAAATCGGTCCGTGAAGAGACAGAAGTAATAATAATCACAGGATATGCCAGCATAGAAACAGCCATAGAGGCAATAAAAGAAGGTGCTTATCATTATGTGACAAAACCATTCAATATGAATGAAATAAGACTTCTGGCAAAGAGCGCTTCAGAAAAGATAGAACTCAGGATGGAAAACCTGAGACTGAGGGAAGCGCTCAAGGGAGGAACAGGGCTTCACTCAATCCTTGGCGTAAGCCAGCCTATGCAGGATCTTTTTTCCATGATCAGGAAACTTGCTCCGGTTGACTGCAATGTTATTCTTCAGGGAGCGAGCGGAACAGGAAAGGCGCTGGTTGCAAAGGCCATTCATCAGCTCAGCAGAAGAAAAGACAGCCATTTTGTCAGTTTTAACTGCGGAGGGTTTACAGATGAACTGATCGCGAGCGAACTTTTCGGATATGAAAAAGGAGCTTTTACAGGTGCTACGGCCAGCAAAGTAGGGCTTCTTGAGTCTGCCACAGGTGGAACTGTGTTTCTTGATGAAATCGGGGAAATGCCGCTTTCGATGCAGGTGAAACTGCTCCATGTCATTCAGGACAGATCCATTCTAAGGGTTGGTGGAGTAAGACCCATAGATCTGGATATAAGGGTGATCGCAGCCACAAATCGTGATCTGAGGCATGAGGTTGCCATAGGAAATTTCAGGGAGGATCTTTTCTACCGCCTGAATGTTGTAATGCTTCATCTGCCATCCCTTGATGAACGAAGGGAAGATATTCTTATCCTCATAAACCATTTCATGGAAAAATTCAGCCTGGCATTTCACAAGAAAGTCTCGGATATACAGCCCCATGCACTGCAAATACTCATGAACTACACTTATCCTGGCAATGTCCGCGAGCTTGAAAACATAGTAGAAAGAGCTGTGGCACTTACTGACTGCGAGATGATAAGAGCCCAGGATCTGCCCCAGGATCTTCAGCAACTTGAGTTTGACAATATTGAGGGAGAAGGACTTGTAACCCTGGCTGAGATTGAAAAAAGATACATATCAAGGATTCTTGAAAAGACAGGATACAACAAGGCTGAAACAGCCCAGATTCTTGATATTCCTCGAACAACCCTATGGCGTAAGCTGAAATCTTACAAGATAGGATAA
- a CDS encoding metallophosphoesterase family protein, giving the protein MEEPLFSGKIFAVGDIHGCLDKLENLMKRIPFNPENDLIVFLGDYINRGSETRKVMDFLLEIEKIAAHAVFLLGNHEHSLLEYSKKPDPDDLRTLRLMGIENTLECYGEKDARSLRDLLFMPENHRHFIRNLKPFFRTEDYIFVHAGITPGLEPEKTRLDALLNSRPHKMDMKDYIWKKQTIVFGHTPFDTPFITENLIGIDTGAVYGNMLTAVELPEIIFYHA; this is encoded by the coding sequence ATGGAAGAGCCCCTGTTTTCAGGAAAAATATTTGCCGTAGGAGACATCCACGGGTGCTTGGACAAGCTTGAAAATCTAATGAAACGCATCCCATTCAATCCTGAAAATGACCTGATCGTTTTTCTTGGGGATTATATAAACAGAGGCTCTGAAACAAGGAAAGTCATGGATTTTCTTCTTGAGATAGAAAAAATCGCGGCTCATGCGGTGTTTCTTCTTGGGAATCATGAGCACAGCCTTCTCGAGTATTCAAAAAAACCTGATCCCGATGATCTCAGAACGCTCAGGTTAATGGGAATTGAAAACACACTCGAATGCTATGGTGAAAAAGACGCAAGGTCGCTGAGGGATCTTTTGTTTATGCCTGAAAACCACAGACATTTCATAAGAAATCTCAAACCCTTTTTCAGAACAGAAGACTATATCTTCGTACATGCAGGTATTACCCCGGGGCTTGAGCCTGAAAAAACAAGGCTCGACGCCCTGTTGAACTCAAGGCCTCATAAAATGGATATGAAAGATTATATCTGGAAAAAGCAGACAATTGTCTTTGGCCACACCCCCTTTGATACTCCTTTTATTACTGAGAATCTTATAGGAATCGACACTGGAGCTGTCTACGGCAATATGCTTACAGCTGTTGAGCTGCCGGAAATAATTTTTTATCACGCCTGA
- a CDS encoding cytidylate kinase-like family protein, with the protein MAIITISRGCCSRGKEVAELVAKRLKYACISREILLDASEIFHVSELKLRKAIHDVPSLIERFTYGRERCLAYIEAALLQFLSEDNIVYHGLAGHFLVRNIPNVLKVRIVADMNERIRLEMERENVSAEEAEIMIRKNDDQRIKWSTYLYGVDTSDSSLYDLIINLKSLNVEDAADIICEAVKRKAFETNNESLATIRDIALVKAAIMEIIPDSKVTASDGQITIKCKIGDVDTETFSSEIRKKALSVKGVKNAKVVFDHVVEFSE; encoded by the coding sequence ATGGCAATTATTACAATCTCAAGAGGATGTTGCAGCAGAGGAAAAGAAGTAGCTGAACTGGTCGCAAAAAGATTGAAATATGCATGCATTTCAAGGGAAATTCTTCTGGACGCATCAGAAATATTCCATGTTTCTGAGCTTAAACTCAGAAAAGCCATTCACGATGTCCCTTCTCTGATTGAAAGGTTCACCTATGGGAGGGAAAGATGCCTGGCCTATATCGAAGCCGCCCTGCTGCAATTTTTAAGTGAGGACAATATTGTATATCATGGGCTTGCGGGCCATTTTCTTGTCAGAAATATCCCTAATGTTTTAAAGGTAAGGATAGTGGCTGACATGAATGAAAGAATCAGGCTTGAAATGGAGAGGGAAAACGTTTCGGCAGAGGAAGCGGAAATCATGATCAGAAAGAATGACGATCAGAGAATTAAATGGAGCACGTATCTATACGGCGTTGATACTTCTGACTCATCCCTCTACGATCTTATCATAAACTTGAAAAGCCTTAATGTCGAAGACGCGGCTGATATAATATGCGAGGCAGTAAAAAGAAAAGCTTTTGAAACAAATAACGAATCACTCGCCACAATAAGGGATATTGCACTTGTAAAAGCAGCCATCATGGAAATAATTCCTGACTCCAAAGTAACCGCAAGTGACGGACAAATAACAATCAAGTGCAAAATAGGGGATGTTGACACAGAAACCTTCTCCAGTGAAATCAGAAAAAAGGCTCTTTCGGTAAAAGGGGTGAAAAACGCAAAAGTGGTTTTTGATCATGTAGTCGAGTTCAGCGAATAG